Proteins found in one Podarcis muralis chromosome 5, rPodMur119.hap1.1, whole genome shotgun sequence genomic segment:
- the LOC144327753 gene encoding uncharacterized protein LOC144327753, with protein MYGNNSVFLHFLLVYPGFAAVRIWLVGHSIVHWAGVGARQSGWGPGLGLPPHVRISWLSRRGMRWPEFLPLIRRQLLMEGPPTAIVVQLGENDLVSMDCLSLRAAIVGDLEVLRSLVPSAKIFWSKLLQRRIWKGSRCPSATDRARKRVNSAVAKKVLELGGDVISHPGIQFQAESFYREDGVHLSALGNEAWLGAVVAKLKSWLGL; from the coding sequence ATGTACGGTAACAATTCGGTATTCTTACATTTTTTACTTGTTTACCCAGGTTTTGCGGCCGTTCGCATCTGGCTGGTGGGGCACAGCATCGTGCATTGGGCTGGTGTCGGAGCCAGGCAGTCCGGTTGGGGTCCAGGTCTCGGCCTTCCGCCACACGTGCGCATATCGTGGCTATCCAGACGTGGAATGCGCTGGCCGGAGTTCCTGCCACTGATCCGGCGGCAGTTACTTATGGAAGGGCCGCCCACGGCTATCGTGGTACAGCTGGGAGAGAACGACCTGGTTTCCATGGACTGTTTGTCGTTACGTGCCGCAATAGTGGGTGATCTTGAGGTGCTGCGGTCATTGGTGCCGTCAGCAAAGATTTTTTGGTCAAAGCTCCTGCAACGACGTATATGGAAAGGTAGTCGCTGCCCAAGTGCCACTGACAGGGCCAGGAAACGTGTCAATTCTGCTGTGGCCAAAAAGGTTTTGGAGCTGGGTGGTGATGTTATTTCCCATCCGGGGATTCAGTTTCAGGCTGAATCATTCTACAGGGAGGATGGCGTGCACCTTTCTGCCTTGGGAAATGAGGCTTGGCTAGGTGCGGTGGTGGCCAAGCTGAagtcttggctggggctgtga
- the PDC gene encoding phosducin → MEGQKELSLEEELEAPEAIHTGPKGVINDWRKFKLESKDRNALPVSKKEILIRQMSSPYRSQSRDDKDTRERFSRKMSVQEYELINEDMEDESCLRKYRKRCMQDMHQRLSFGPKYGYLSELQNGEQFLEAVEKERKTTTVIVHIYEDGIKGCEALNSSLSCLAAEYSTVKFCKIKASNTGAGDRFSTDVLPTLLVYKGGELVSNFISVTEQFSEEFFAVDVEAFLNEYGLLPEKEIPALGNGNLDEQEVE, encoded by the exons ATGGAAGGGCAAAAAGAGCTTAGTTTGGAAGAGGAACTTGAAGCACCAGAAGCTATACATACAG ggCCTAAAGGAGTGATCAACGACTGGAGAAAGTTTAAATTGGAAAGTAAAGACAGGAACGCCCTTCCTGTAAGCAAGAAAGAGATTCTCATCAGACAGATGTCTTCACCCTATCGCTCTCAAAGTAGGGACGATAAAGACACCAGGGAGCGATTCAGTCGCAAG ATGAGCGTGCAAGAGTACGAGCTAATTAACGAAGACATGGAAGACGAAAGCTGCCTACGGAAGTATCGAAAGCGTTGTATGCAGGACATGCACCAGCGACTGAGCTTCGGGCCAAAGTACGGCTACCTTTCGGAGCTGCAGAACGGGGAACAGTTCCTGGAAGCTGTCGAGAAGGAGCGGAAAACCACCACAGTCATTGTCCACATCTACGAAGATGGCATCAAGGGCTGCGAGGCACTCAACAGCAGCCTGTCGTGCCTTGCTGCCGAGTACTCCACGGTGAAATTCTGCAAGATCAAGGCTTCCAACACAGGGGCCGGAGACCGTTTCTCCACCGACGTCCTCCCAACGCTTCTTGTGTACAAAGGTGGGGAGCTCGTCAGCAATTTCATTAGTGTAACCGAACAGTTCAGTGAGGAGTTTTTTGCTGTGGATGTGGAGGCGTTCTTAAATGAGTACGGGTTACTACCGGAGAAGGAGATTCCAGCGCTTGGGAATGGCAACCTGGACGAGCAAGAAGTTGAATAG